The sequence TATCGGCAAAATCTGATTACGTTGTACGTTTCCAAGGAGGGGACAACGCTGGTCACACGGTGTATGTGGGTGAAGAGAAATTTGTTTTGCACCTTCTTCCTTCAGGAGTTTTGCAGTGTAAAGGGAAATGTATCATTGCCAATGGTGTAGTGGTAAATCCTAAATCTTTCATTAAAGAAGTTGGTCAGATTGAAAGCAAAGGCTTAAGAACAGACCATATTTTTATCAGCAGAAGAGCGCATGTCATCATGCCTTACCACATTCTTTTGGATACTTACCGTGAGGAAGAGCACGGAGGAACTCAGATCGGAACCACCAAAAAAGGGATCGGACCTTGCTATGAAGATAAAATTGCAAGAATCGGGATCAGAATGGTAGATCTTTTGAATCCTGAGATTTTAAGAGATAAAATTGAGAAAAACCTAAAGGTTAAAAACTCTCTTTTCGAAAAATATTACGACAAACCTACTTTAGACGTTGAAGAAATCTACAACGAATATTTAGCAATCGGAAAACAGCTTCAGGAAAGAATCGTTGATACTGAATTAGAGTTAAACGAAGCAATCAGAGATGGTAAAAACGTGTTGTTCGAAGGTGCTCAGGCTTTGATGTTGGATATCGACTTCGGAACATATCCTTACGTTACTTCATCTTCTCCGTCAACTGGGGGAGTTTGTACAGGAGCTGGTGTTCCGCCAACTTCACTTAAAAACCTGATTGGTGTTGCCAAAGCATATTGCACAAGAGTAGGAAACGGACCTTTCCCTTCTGAATTGGATAATGAGCTCGGAGAAAGCATCAGACAAATCGGTGGTGAATTCGGAGCGACTACAGGAAGACCGAGAAGAACAGGTTGGTTAGATCTAGTTTCTTTGAAGCACGCTTGTATGATTAACGGAATCAATAATTTGGTCATCACTAAATTAGACGTTCTTACAGGAATTGAAAACCTGAAAATCGTTACGCATTACAAAACTGAAGACGGAAAAATCATCGATTATTTCACTTCTTCAACAGAAAAATTATACAATTACGAGCCAATCTACCAAGATTTACCGGGTTGGAAAGAAGATTTGACGAAAGTAAGAAGCTACGACGAACTTCCGGATACTGCTCAGAAATACATCGAGTTTATCGAAAAGTATTTAGGAATCAATGTTTATTTGGTTTCTGTAGGTCCTGAAAGAAGCCAAAACATTATCAGAAAAGAATTATTCTAAGAAAATAATTTTCATATAAAATCAAAAGAGACTGTCAACCGATAGTCTCTTTTTTTGTTGTTACAAATATCAGAACTCTCACAATTACCTATTGCTCATTACTTATTATTTATATTTTTGGTAGCTTTTTCCCGCTGTCCACTATATCTTTTTTGTTTTTCCCTTGGCTAATTTCCCTCACCAAAAAACAAAAAAGGATGCCGTTCCCATCGGGGCTAGGGTTTTTGACATAGATTCAATGTTTCGCCATCAATAATTTTTTTATCTACAATTTTAAAAGTTAATAGATAAATAGAAAGAATTAAAATCTATTCATTAAAGTCATATTTTGATAGAATTCCAAGAAATTTTCCTCCCTTTAGGGCTGGGGAAAAGAAAATTTCTTTTAAAATAACCCTAATGTCAAGAAATTCAATGAATCATGACTTATACAGTTCATCATCAATAAGTTCCAAATATTTGCAGCCTCAAAATCCTATTCAATAAATAGTTAATTTTATAATTCGTCACACATTTTAACAAAATCATTCTGTTTTGATAATTTTTTGGCAAATATTTTGATATTGTTTCAATAATTAATTCAAAGAATATAGAAAACTAATAATCGCAATATATTAACAATTTTAATTTTTATCGTGATGAAACACCTACTAGAAAACCAGGAATTTCGACTGAATGAAATCCTATTTGAAAACCGTAACAAACAATACGGTGCTTATGTTTTAAGAAATGAATCAGACAGAATTCTAACGAAATCACTTTTTATAGGGGTGAGTCTTCTGGCGGCAATGTCTATTACGCCCATGATTATTTCGGCGTTTAGAACTGCGGAAGTAATTCCTAATGAGGATATTTATGAGTTACCACCTCCCATAATGATTCCAAATGATCCAACGGTTAAGCCACCTGTTACAGTAGTCCCTCCGCAAACTGCTCCTGCTCAAGTGAAAACTTTCGATGACAGAATTCCTGAGCCGACAGCAAATCCTACTAACGAGCAAGTTATAGAAAAGATTGAGGGAGCGGTTGCCGGAGTTAAAAACAACCCTGATGGAATAGTTGCACCTCCAAATATTCATGTTGCGCCACCAACAATTGGAACAGGACCAGTTATTAATAATGTACAACCTCCAACAATTGAAGTTGTTAAAGATAAAAATATTATTGAAATTGCTGCTATACCAGCGGATTTTGAAGGTGGTATAGATTCTTTTAGAAATAAAGTAATAAATAAATTTGATACTTCAGCATTTGAAGAGCAAAACAGCGTAGCCACTGTGGTTACATTTATTGTAGAAACCAACGGGACTATTTCAGATATCAAAACCAACGGAAAAGATGCATCTTTCAATGCAGAGGCAATAAGAAGCATCAAAGCTGTAAAAGGAAAATGGATTCCGGGTAAAAATAAAAAAGGGGAAGCGGTAAGAAGCTACTTTAAGTTTCCCATTTCCATGAAGTTCGATAATTAAGATTATTCAAAACAAATCTTTTCACTTATCCACAAAATACTATTTTTTGTGGATAATTTTTTTTATGTCTAAAATCCTTATTAACAATATTTTAACTCAACTTTCGTTTTAGTCGTTCCTTGAAAGCAGAGAAAAAAGTGTATTTTTGAAACTTAAAGTTCAAGCAATGGCAAAAATCATAGGTATCGCTAATCAAAAAGGGGGTGTAGGAAAAACTACAACCGCTGTTAATTTAGCCGCAGCATTAGGGGTATTAGAAAAGAAAATATTAATCATCGATGCAGATCCGCAGGCTAATGCGACGTCTGGTCTTGGGGTAGAAGAGGTTCAGTATTCTACATATAACCTTTTGGAACATAGTGTTGAGACGAGAAACTGTATCCAGAGAACGACAACTCCGAATTTAGATATTGTGCCTTCTCATATTGATTTGGTTGCCGCAGAAATTGAATTGGTAGACAAAGATAACCGTGAGTATATGCTGAAAAAAGCTTTGGCAACGGTAAGAGATGACTACGATTATATTATCATCGATTGTGCACCAAGTTTAGGTTTGATTACTGTAAATGCATTGACAGCGGCAGATTCTGTAATTATCCCGATTCAGTGTGAATATTTTGCTTTGGAAGGCTTAGGGAAGCTTTTGAACACTATCAAAAACGTTCAGAAAATTCATAATAAAGATTTAGATATCGAAGGTTTGTTGTTGACAATGTATGACAGCCGTTTAAGATTGTCAAACCAAGTAGTGGAAGAAGTACACGCTCACTTCCCGGAAATGGTTTTTGAAACCATCATCAGCAGAAATGTAAGATTGAGCGAAGCGCCAAGTTTTGGTGAAAGTATCTTAAACTACGATGCAGAAAGCAAAGGAGCGATTCAGTATCTTCAGTTAGCAGAAGAAGTTCTGTTGAAAAACGAAAATTTAGTAAAGAATTAAATAAAAGTTAAAAGCTGTAACACTGAGCTGGTCGAAGTGCAAAAGCAAATAGCCATATGCAAAATATGAAAGACAAGAAAAGAGCGATGGGACGTGGTTTGGGTGCTATTTTGAGCGCTGAATCAAAGGCTACGGTAAATTCTGCAACGGATGAAGGAGCAGAAAACTTTGTAGGAAATATCATGGAAGTTTCTATTGAAGATATTTATCCTAATCCCACTCAGCCAAGAACTTATTTTGACGAAAAAGCATTAAATGAACTTGCGCAG comes from Chryseobacterium sp. 3008163 and encodes:
- a CDS encoding adenylosuccinate synthase, whose amino-acid sequence is MSTYVVVGLQYGDEGKGKITDVLSAKSDYVVRFQGGDNAGHTVYVGEEKFVLHLLPSGVLQCKGKCIIANGVVVNPKSFIKEVGQIESKGLRTDHIFISRRAHVIMPYHILLDTYREEEHGGTQIGTTKKGIGPCYEDKIARIGIRMVDLLNPEILRDKIEKNLKVKNSLFEKYYDKPTLDVEEIYNEYLAIGKQLQERIVDTELELNEAIRDGKNVLFEGAQALMLDIDFGTYPYVTSSSPSTGGVCTGAGVPPTSLKNLIGVAKAYCTRVGNGPFPSELDNELGESIRQIGGEFGATTGRPRRTGWLDLVSLKHACMINGINNLVITKLDVLTGIENLKIVTHYKTEDGKIIDYFTSSTEKLYNYEPIYQDLPGWKEDLTKVRSYDELPDTAQKYIEFIEKYLGINVYLVSVGPERSQNIIRKELF
- a CDS encoding energy transducer TonB, whose translation is MKHLLENQEFRLNEILFENRNKQYGAYVLRNESDRILTKSLFIGVSLLAAMSITPMIISAFRTAEVIPNEDIYELPPPIMIPNDPTVKPPVTVVPPQTAPAQVKTFDDRIPEPTANPTNEQVIEKIEGAVAGVKNNPDGIVAPPNIHVAPPTIGTGPVINNVQPPTIEVVKDKNIIEIAAIPADFEGGIDSFRNKVINKFDTSAFEEQNSVATVVTFIVETNGTISDIKTNGKDASFNAEAIRSIKAVKGKWIPGKNKKGEAVRSYFKFPISMKFDN
- a CDS encoding ParA family protein codes for the protein MAKIIGIANQKGGVGKTTTAVNLAAALGVLEKKILIIDADPQANATSGLGVEEVQYSTYNLLEHSVETRNCIQRTTTPNLDIVPSHIDLVAAEIELVDKDNREYMLKKALATVRDDYDYIIIDCAPSLGLITVNALTAADSVIIPIQCEYFALEGLGKLLNTIKNVQKIHNKDLDIEGLLLTMYDSRLRLSNQVVEEVHAHFPEMVFETIISRNVRLSEAPSFGESILNYDAESKGAIQYLQLAEEVLLKNENLVKN